A genomic region of Castor canadensis chromosome 16, mCasCan1.hap1v2, whole genome shotgun sequence contains the following coding sequences:
- the Fam98c gene encoding protein FAM98C, which produces MERGEVEAREGATVSRDLLALGYGAFAEAASRGPWCPDFRALCARLAAELAILGALEQREEGAAVLSARDGPGAEEEFLRQSADLLQALHCPDRALCGGSHAAALREPGAGLRLLRFLCSELQATRLLCLKPHLDTRHVLPLKEGAEEETGMVQELVLTLQALGLPTPAPGTPASQLLQELHTKISELLPSLPPDFMQPLLSYPLDTRQWEVLQSLSQSLREQYCCRRCLLLKRLDLTTSAFHWSDRAETQGESMRAVLFPIREVLTSNSDVSIAHVLAARADLSRLVPATSVAVRRGTRCAINKVLMGNVPDRGGRPNELEPPMPSWQSRREDGGRWKAGHQRWGHKKKKKK; this is translated from the exons ATGGAGAGGGGAGAAGTGGAGGCGCGAGAGGGGGCCACCGTGTCCCGGGACCTGCTAGCTCTAGG ATATGGAGCCTTCGCGGAGGCGGCGTCGCGGGGCCCCTGGTGCCCGGACTTCAGGGCGCTGTGCGCGCGGCTGGCGGCCGAGCTGGCGATTCTGGGCGCCCTGGAGCAGCGAGAGGAGGGCGCCGCGGTGCTGAGCGCCCGCGACG GCCCCGGCGCGGAGGAGGAGTTCCTGCGACAGTCGGCCGACCTGCTGCAGGCGTTGCACTGCCCGGATCGCGCGCTCTGCGGCGGAAGCCACGCGGCCGCGCTGCGGGAACCCGGCGCCGGCCTGCGCCTGCTGC gctttctttgctctgagcttCAGGCTACCCGTCTCTTGTGTCTGAAGCCCCATCTAGATACCAGACATGTTCTGCCCCTTAAGGAAGGGGCAGAGGAGGAAACTGGCATGGTCCAGGAACTGGTGCTCACACTCCAAGCCCTGGGACTGCCTACACCTGCTCCAGGGACTCCTGCCAGCCAGTTACTGCAGGAGTTACATACCAAG ATATCAGAGCTGCTGCCTTCCCTGCCCCCAGACTTCATGCAGCCCCTCCTCAGCTACCCATTGGATACAAGGCAGTGG GAAGTGCTGCAGTCCCTGTCCCAGAGCCTGAGAGAACAGTACTGCTGCCGTCGTTGTCTCCTCCTCAAGCGCCTTGACCTTACCACATCTGCGTTCCACTGGAGCGATCGAGCAGAG ACCCAAGGAGAGTCCATGAGGGCAGTGCTTTTCCCAATTCGAGAGGTTCTGACTTCGAACTCAGACGTCTCCATCGCACATGTTCTGGCCGCCCGAGCTGACCTTTCTCGTCTGGTCCCAGCCACCAGTGTGGCTGTCCGCCGAGGGACCAGATGTGCCATCAACAAG GTGCTTATGGGCAACGTGCCAGACCGAGGCGGCCGCCCAAATGAGCTGGAGCCTCCCATGCCCAGTTGGCAGAGCCGaagagaagatggaggaaggTGGAAGGCAGGCCACCAGCGCTGGGgccacaagaagaagaaaaagaagtaa
- the Rasgrp4 gene encoding RAS guanyl-releasing protein 4 isoform X2, giving the protein MNRKDSKRKSHQECYGKAEGRSRPRQARRHKTCPSPQEISKIMASMNLGMLSEDSCNEDELLEKCIQSFDSAGSLHRGDHVLNMVLAMHSWVLPSADFAARLLTSYRKATEDTQELRQLQICYLVRYWLTHHPEAMHQDPQLEEIIGRFWAVVAQEGNSAQRSLGDASNLLSPRGPGPPHLMSSPGLGKKRKVSLLFDHLETEELAQHLTYLEFRSFQAITSQDLRGYVLQGSVRDCPALEGSVGLSNSVSRWVQVMVLSRPGPAQRAQVLDKFIRVAQRLHQLQNFNTLMAVTGGLCHSAISRLKDSHAYLSPDSTKVLLELTKLLASRNNYAHYRRTWAGCTGFRLPVLGVHLKDLVSLHQAQPDRLPDGRLHLSKLNGLYLRLQELATLQRQHPPCSANEDLLHLLTLSLDLFYTEEEIYELSYAREPRCPKILPPSPFKTPLVVEWAPGVTPKPDQVTLGRHVKQLVESVFKNYDPEGRGTISQEDFERLSGNFPFACHGLHPPPRQGSGSFSRDELTEYLLHACAICSKLGLAFLHSFHEVTFRKPTFCDSCSGFLWGVTKQGYRCQDCGLCCHRHCRDQVKVECKKRPGVKGNVGPPGALVPATPAPRASYGPIVHRVLQARVLEIILGSPLPLSSPNSPKALPPPHSHCL; this is encoded by the exons ATGAACAGGAAAGACAGCAAGAG GAAATCCCATCAGGAATGCTATGGAAAGGCAGAGGGACGGAGTCGGCCCCGACAAGCCCGCCGTCACAAGACATGCCCCAGCCCCCAGGAAATCAGCAAGATCATGGCATCCATGAATCTGGGCATGTTGAGTGAGGATAGCTGCAATGAAGACGAGCTGCTGGAGAAGTGCATCCAGTCCTTCG ACTCAGCTGGCAGCCTGCACCGTGGGGATCATGTTCTGAATATGGTGCTGGCCATGCACAGCTGGGTGCTGCCTTCCGCTGACTTTGCTGCTCGGCTGCTCACCTC GTACCGGAAGGCTACAGAGGACACCCAGGAGCTGAGGCAGTTGCAGATCTGCTACCTGGTCAG GTACTGGCTGACCCACCATCCAGAGGCTATGCACCAGGATCCTCAGCTAGAAGAAATTATAGGTCGTTTCTGGGCCGTGGTGGCCCAGGAGGGCAACTCAGCCCAAAGGAGTCTGGGAGATGCCTCCAACCT CTTGAGCCCTCGTGGCCCTGGCCCACCCCATCTAATGAGCAgcccaggcctgggcaaaaagcgcaAGGTGTCTTTGCTTTTCGATCATCTGGAGACAGAGGAGCTAGCTCAACACCTCACTTACCTGGAGTTCCGGTCTTTCCAGGCTATCACG TCCCAGGACCTGCGGGGCTACGTTTTGCAGGGTTCTGTGCGGGACTGCCCCGCTCTGGAAGGCTCCGTGGGTCTGAGCAACAGCGTGTCCCGCTGGGTGCAGGTCATGGTGCTGAGCCGCCCCGGGCCTGCCCAGCGCGCGCAGGTGCTAGACAAGTTCATTCGCGTGGCACAG AGACTCCACCAGTTGCAGAATTTCAACACGCTGATGGCGGTCACAGGGGGCCTGTGTCATAGTGCCATCTCCAGACTCAAGGATTCCCATGCCTACCTGAGCCCTGACAGCACCAAG GTCCTGCTGGAGCTGACCAAACTCCTCGCCTCCCGCAACAACTATGCCCACTACCGCCGCACTTGGGCTGGCTGCACCGGCTTCCGGCTGCCTGTGCTGGGTGTACACCTCAAGGACCTGGTGTCCCTGCACCAGGCACAGCCTGACAGGCTGCCTGATGGCCGCCTGCACCTGTCCAAGCTGAACGGCCTGTACCTGAGGCTGCAGGAGTTGGCGACCCTCCAGAGGCAGCACCCCCCCTGCAGTGCTAATGAAGACCTGCTGCACCTGCTCACG CTCTCCCTGGATCTCTTCTACACGGAGGAGGAGATCTACGAGCTTTCTTATGCCCGAGAGCCCCGCTGTCCCAAGATTCTG CCGCCATCACCCTTCAAAACGCCTCTGGTGGTGGAGTGGGCCCCTGGGGTGACACCCAAGCCAGACCAGGTCACCCTGGGTCGGCATGTGAAACAGCTGGTGGAG TCCGTGTTCAAGAATTACGACCCCGAAGGCCGTGGCACCATCTCTCAGGAGGACTTTGAGCGACTCTCAGGCAACTTCCCCTTTGCCTGCCACGGGCTCCACCCACCTCCCCGCCAGGG GAGTGGCTCCTTCAGCAGAGACGAGCTGACAGAGTACCTGCTTCACGCTTGTGCCATCTGCTccaagctgggcctggccttcCTGCACTCCTTCCATGAGGTCACCTTCCGCAAGCCCACCTTCTGTGACAGCTGCAGTGGCTTT CTCTGGGGTGTCACCAAGCAAGGCTACCGCTGCCAAG ACTGTGGTCTGTGTTGTCACAGACACTGCAGGGACCAAGTGAAAGTGGAGTGTAAGAAGAGGCCAGGGGTCAAGGGCAATGTGGGCCCCCCAGGAGCCCTTGTCCCAGCCACACCAGCTCCTCGTGCCAGCTACG GTCCCATCGTCCACCGCGTCCTCCAAGCTAGAGTCCTAGAAATCATCCTGggctctcctcttcctctctcctcccctaacTCCCCAAAGGCACTGCCTCCTCCCCACTCACACTGCCTTTGA
- the Rasgrp4 gene encoding RAS guanyl-releasing protein 4 isoform X3, which yields MNRKDSKRKSHQECYGKAEGRSRPRQARRHKTCPSPQEISKIMASMNLGMLSEDSCNEDELLEKCIQSFDSAGSLHRGDHVLNMVLAMHSWVLPSADFAARLLTSYRKATEDTQELRQLQICYLVRYWLTHHPEAMHQDPQLEEIIGRFWAVVAQEGNSAQRSLGDASNLLSPRGPGPPHLMSSPGLGKKRKVSLLFDHLETEELAQHLTYLEFRSFQAITSQDLRGYVLQGSVRDCPALEGSVGLSNSVSRWVQVMVLSRPGPAQRAQVLDKFIRVAQRLHQLQNFNTLMAVTGGLCHSAISRLKDSHAYLSPDSTKVLLELTKLLASRNNYAHYRRTWAGCTGFRLPVLGVHLKDLVSLHQAQPDRLPDGRLHLSKLNGLYLRLQELATLQRQHPPCSANEDLLHLLTLSLDLFYTEEEIYELSYAREPRCPKILSVFKNYDPEGRGTISQEDFERLSGNFPFACHGLHPPPRQGSGSFSRDELTEYLLHACAICSKLGLAFLHSFHEVTFRKPTFCDSCSGFLWGVTKQGYRCQDCGLCCHRHCRDQVKVECKKRPGVKGNVGPPGALVPATPAPRASYGSKENLSYTLSLDPEAGCYLRHAWTQTESSHSSWEPEMVPSSTASSKLES from the exons ATGAACAGGAAAGACAGCAAGAG GAAATCCCATCAGGAATGCTATGGAAAGGCAGAGGGACGGAGTCGGCCCCGACAAGCCCGCCGTCACAAGACATGCCCCAGCCCCCAGGAAATCAGCAAGATCATGGCATCCATGAATCTGGGCATGTTGAGTGAGGATAGCTGCAATGAAGACGAGCTGCTGGAGAAGTGCATCCAGTCCTTCG ACTCAGCTGGCAGCCTGCACCGTGGGGATCATGTTCTGAATATGGTGCTGGCCATGCACAGCTGGGTGCTGCCTTCCGCTGACTTTGCTGCTCGGCTGCTCACCTC GTACCGGAAGGCTACAGAGGACACCCAGGAGCTGAGGCAGTTGCAGATCTGCTACCTGGTCAG GTACTGGCTGACCCACCATCCAGAGGCTATGCACCAGGATCCTCAGCTAGAAGAAATTATAGGTCGTTTCTGGGCCGTGGTGGCCCAGGAGGGCAACTCAGCCCAAAGGAGTCTGGGAGATGCCTCCAACCT CTTGAGCCCTCGTGGCCCTGGCCCACCCCATCTAATGAGCAgcccaggcctgggcaaaaagcgcaAGGTGTCTTTGCTTTTCGATCATCTGGAGACAGAGGAGCTAGCTCAACACCTCACTTACCTGGAGTTCCGGTCTTTCCAGGCTATCACG TCCCAGGACCTGCGGGGCTACGTTTTGCAGGGTTCTGTGCGGGACTGCCCCGCTCTGGAAGGCTCCGTGGGTCTGAGCAACAGCGTGTCCCGCTGGGTGCAGGTCATGGTGCTGAGCCGCCCCGGGCCTGCCCAGCGCGCGCAGGTGCTAGACAAGTTCATTCGCGTGGCACAG AGACTCCACCAGTTGCAGAATTTCAACACGCTGATGGCGGTCACAGGGGGCCTGTGTCATAGTGCCATCTCCAGACTCAAGGATTCCCATGCCTACCTGAGCCCTGACAGCACCAAG GTCCTGCTGGAGCTGACCAAACTCCTCGCCTCCCGCAACAACTATGCCCACTACCGCCGCACTTGGGCTGGCTGCACCGGCTTCCGGCTGCCTGTGCTGGGTGTACACCTCAAGGACCTGGTGTCCCTGCACCAGGCACAGCCTGACAGGCTGCCTGATGGCCGCCTGCACCTGTCCAAGCTGAACGGCCTGTACCTGAGGCTGCAGGAGTTGGCGACCCTCCAGAGGCAGCACCCCCCCTGCAGTGCTAATGAAGACCTGCTGCACCTGCTCACG CTCTCCCTGGATCTCTTCTACACGGAGGAGGAGATCTACGAGCTTTCTTATGCCCGAGAGCCCCGCTGTCCCAAGATTCTG TCCGTGTTCAAGAATTACGACCCCGAAGGCCGTGGCACCATCTCTCAGGAGGACTTTGAGCGACTCTCAGGCAACTTCCCCTTTGCCTGCCACGGGCTCCACCCACCTCCCCGCCAGGG GAGTGGCTCCTTCAGCAGAGACGAGCTGACAGAGTACCTGCTTCACGCTTGTGCCATCTGCTccaagctgggcctggccttcCTGCACTCCTTCCATGAGGTCACCTTCCGCAAGCCCACCTTCTGTGACAGCTGCAGTGGCTTT CTCTGGGGTGTCACCAAGCAAGGCTACCGCTGCCAAG ACTGTGGTCTGTGTTGTCACAGACACTGCAGGGACCAAGTGAAAGTGGAGTGTAAGAAGAGGCCAGGGGTCAAGGGCAATGTGGGCCCCCCAGGAGCCCTTGTCCCAGCCACACCAGCTCCTCGTGCCAGCTACG GCTCCAAGGAAAATCTCTCCTACACACTGTCCCTGGACCCTGAGGCTGGGTGCTACCTTCGCCATGCTTGGACACAGACAGAGTCCTCACATTCTTCCTGGGAACCAGAGATG GTCCCATCGTCCACCGCGTCCTCCAAGCTAGAGTCCTAG
- the Rasgrp4 gene encoding RAS guanyl-releasing protein 4 isoform X4, which yields MVLAMHSWVLPSADFAARLLTSYRKATEDTQELRQLQICYLVRYWLTHHPEAMHQDPQLEEIIGRFWAVVAQEGNSAQRSLGDASNLLSPRGPGPPHLMSSPGLGKKRKVSLLFDHLETEELAQHLTYLEFRSFQAITSQDLRGYVLQGSVRDCPALEGSVGLSNSVSRWVQVMVLSRPGPAQRAQVLDKFIRVAQRLHQLQNFNTLMAVTGGLCHSAISRLKDSHAYLSPDSTKVLLELTKLLASRNNYAHYRRTWAGCTGFRLPVLGVHLKDLVSLHQAQPDRLPDGRLHLSKLNGLYLRLQELATLQRQHPPCSANEDLLHLLTLSLDLFYTEEEIYELSYAREPRCPKILPPSPFKTPLVVEWAPGVTPKPDQVTLGRHVKQLVESVFKNYDPEGRGTISQEDFERLSGNFPFACHGLHPPPRQGSGSFSRDELTEYLLHACAICSKLGLAFLHSFHEVTFRKPTFCDSCSGFLWGVTKQGYRCQDCGLCCHRHCRDQVKVECKKRPGVKGNVGPPGALVPATPAPRASYGSKENLSYTLSLDPEAGCYLRHAWTQTESSHSSWEPEMVPSSTASSKLES from the exons ATGGTGCTGGCCATGCACAGCTGGGTGCTGCCTTCCGCTGACTTTGCTGCTCGGCTGCTCACCTC GTACCGGAAGGCTACAGAGGACACCCAGGAGCTGAGGCAGTTGCAGATCTGCTACCTGGTCAG GTACTGGCTGACCCACCATCCAGAGGCTATGCACCAGGATCCTCAGCTAGAAGAAATTATAGGTCGTTTCTGGGCCGTGGTGGCCCAGGAGGGCAACTCAGCCCAAAGGAGTCTGGGAGATGCCTCCAACCT CTTGAGCCCTCGTGGCCCTGGCCCACCCCATCTAATGAGCAgcccaggcctgggcaaaaagcgcaAGGTGTCTTTGCTTTTCGATCATCTGGAGACAGAGGAGCTAGCTCAACACCTCACTTACCTGGAGTTCCGGTCTTTCCAGGCTATCACG TCCCAGGACCTGCGGGGCTACGTTTTGCAGGGTTCTGTGCGGGACTGCCCCGCTCTGGAAGGCTCCGTGGGTCTGAGCAACAGCGTGTCCCGCTGGGTGCAGGTCATGGTGCTGAGCCGCCCCGGGCCTGCCCAGCGCGCGCAGGTGCTAGACAAGTTCATTCGCGTGGCACAG AGACTCCACCAGTTGCAGAATTTCAACACGCTGATGGCGGTCACAGGGGGCCTGTGTCATAGTGCCATCTCCAGACTCAAGGATTCCCATGCCTACCTGAGCCCTGACAGCACCAAG GTCCTGCTGGAGCTGACCAAACTCCTCGCCTCCCGCAACAACTATGCCCACTACCGCCGCACTTGGGCTGGCTGCACCGGCTTCCGGCTGCCTGTGCTGGGTGTACACCTCAAGGACCTGGTGTCCCTGCACCAGGCACAGCCTGACAGGCTGCCTGATGGCCGCCTGCACCTGTCCAAGCTGAACGGCCTGTACCTGAGGCTGCAGGAGTTGGCGACCCTCCAGAGGCAGCACCCCCCCTGCAGTGCTAATGAAGACCTGCTGCACCTGCTCACG CTCTCCCTGGATCTCTTCTACACGGAGGAGGAGATCTACGAGCTTTCTTATGCCCGAGAGCCCCGCTGTCCCAAGATTCTG CCGCCATCACCCTTCAAAACGCCTCTGGTGGTGGAGTGGGCCCCTGGGGTGACACCCAAGCCAGACCAGGTCACCCTGGGTCGGCATGTGAAACAGCTGGTGGAG TCCGTGTTCAAGAATTACGACCCCGAAGGCCGTGGCACCATCTCTCAGGAGGACTTTGAGCGACTCTCAGGCAACTTCCCCTTTGCCTGCCACGGGCTCCACCCACCTCCCCGCCAGGG GAGTGGCTCCTTCAGCAGAGACGAGCTGACAGAGTACCTGCTTCACGCTTGTGCCATCTGCTccaagctgggcctggccttcCTGCACTCCTTCCATGAGGTCACCTTCCGCAAGCCCACCTTCTGTGACAGCTGCAGTGGCTTT CTCTGGGGTGTCACCAAGCAAGGCTACCGCTGCCAAG ACTGTGGTCTGTGTTGTCACAGACACTGCAGGGACCAAGTGAAAGTGGAGTGTAAGAAGAGGCCAGGGGTCAAGGGCAATGTGGGCCCCCCAGGAGCCCTTGTCCCAGCCACACCAGCTCCTCGTGCCAGCTACG GCTCCAAGGAAAATCTCTCCTACACACTGTCCCTGGACCCTGAGGCTGGGTGCTACCTTCGCCATGCTTGGACACAGACAGAGTCCTCACATTCTTCCTGGGAACCAGAGATG GTCCCATCGTCCACCGCGTCCTCCAAGCTAGAGTCCTAG
- the Rasgrp4 gene encoding RAS guanyl-releasing protein 4 isoform X1, protein MNRKDSKRKSHQECYGKAEGRSRPRQARRHKTCPSPQEISKIMASMNLGMLSEDSCNEDELLEKCIQSFDSAGSLHRGDHVLNMVLAMHSWVLPSADFAARLLTSYRKATEDTQELRQLQICYLVRYWLTHHPEAMHQDPQLEEIIGRFWAVVAQEGNSAQRSLGDASNLLSPRGPGPPHLMSSPGLGKKRKVSLLFDHLETEELAQHLTYLEFRSFQAITSQDLRGYVLQGSVRDCPALEGSVGLSNSVSRWVQVMVLSRPGPAQRAQVLDKFIRVAQRLHQLQNFNTLMAVTGGLCHSAISRLKDSHAYLSPDSTKVLLELTKLLASRNNYAHYRRTWAGCTGFRLPVLGVHLKDLVSLHQAQPDRLPDGRLHLSKLNGLYLRLQELATLQRQHPPCSANEDLLHLLTLSLDLFYTEEEIYELSYAREPRCPKILPPSPFKTPLVVEWAPGVTPKPDQVTLGRHVKQLVESVFKNYDPEGRGTISQEDFERLSGNFPFACHGLHPPPRQGSGSFSRDELTEYLLHACAICSKLGLAFLHSFHEVTFRKPTFCDSCSGFLWGVTKQGYRCQDCGLCCHRHCRDQVKVECKKRPGVKGNVGPPGALVPATPAPRASYGSKENLSYTLSLDPEAGCYLRHAWTQTESSHSSWEPEMVPSSTASSKLES, encoded by the exons ATGAACAGGAAAGACAGCAAGAG GAAATCCCATCAGGAATGCTATGGAAAGGCAGAGGGACGGAGTCGGCCCCGACAAGCCCGCCGTCACAAGACATGCCCCAGCCCCCAGGAAATCAGCAAGATCATGGCATCCATGAATCTGGGCATGTTGAGTGAGGATAGCTGCAATGAAGACGAGCTGCTGGAGAAGTGCATCCAGTCCTTCG ACTCAGCTGGCAGCCTGCACCGTGGGGATCATGTTCTGAATATGGTGCTGGCCATGCACAGCTGGGTGCTGCCTTCCGCTGACTTTGCTGCTCGGCTGCTCACCTC GTACCGGAAGGCTACAGAGGACACCCAGGAGCTGAGGCAGTTGCAGATCTGCTACCTGGTCAG GTACTGGCTGACCCACCATCCAGAGGCTATGCACCAGGATCCTCAGCTAGAAGAAATTATAGGTCGTTTCTGGGCCGTGGTGGCCCAGGAGGGCAACTCAGCCCAAAGGAGTCTGGGAGATGCCTCCAACCT CTTGAGCCCTCGTGGCCCTGGCCCACCCCATCTAATGAGCAgcccaggcctgggcaaaaagcgcaAGGTGTCTTTGCTTTTCGATCATCTGGAGACAGAGGAGCTAGCTCAACACCTCACTTACCTGGAGTTCCGGTCTTTCCAGGCTATCACG TCCCAGGACCTGCGGGGCTACGTTTTGCAGGGTTCTGTGCGGGACTGCCCCGCTCTGGAAGGCTCCGTGGGTCTGAGCAACAGCGTGTCCCGCTGGGTGCAGGTCATGGTGCTGAGCCGCCCCGGGCCTGCCCAGCGCGCGCAGGTGCTAGACAAGTTCATTCGCGTGGCACAG AGACTCCACCAGTTGCAGAATTTCAACACGCTGATGGCGGTCACAGGGGGCCTGTGTCATAGTGCCATCTCCAGACTCAAGGATTCCCATGCCTACCTGAGCCCTGACAGCACCAAG GTCCTGCTGGAGCTGACCAAACTCCTCGCCTCCCGCAACAACTATGCCCACTACCGCCGCACTTGGGCTGGCTGCACCGGCTTCCGGCTGCCTGTGCTGGGTGTACACCTCAAGGACCTGGTGTCCCTGCACCAGGCACAGCCTGACAGGCTGCCTGATGGCCGCCTGCACCTGTCCAAGCTGAACGGCCTGTACCTGAGGCTGCAGGAGTTGGCGACCCTCCAGAGGCAGCACCCCCCCTGCAGTGCTAATGAAGACCTGCTGCACCTGCTCACG CTCTCCCTGGATCTCTTCTACACGGAGGAGGAGATCTACGAGCTTTCTTATGCCCGAGAGCCCCGCTGTCCCAAGATTCTG CCGCCATCACCCTTCAAAACGCCTCTGGTGGTGGAGTGGGCCCCTGGGGTGACACCCAAGCCAGACCAGGTCACCCTGGGTCGGCATGTGAAACAGCTGGTGGAG TCCGTGTTCAAGAATTACGACCCCGAAGGCCGTGGCACCATCTCTCAGGAGGACTTTGAGCGACTCTCAGGCAACTTCCCCTTTGCCTGCCACGGGCTCCACCCACCTCCCCGCCAGGG GAGTGGCTCCTTCAGCAGAGACGAGCTGACAGAGTACCTGCTTCACGCTTGTGCCATCTGCTccaagctgggcctggccttcCTGCACTCCTTCCATGAGGTCACCTTCCGCAAGCCCACCTTCTGTGACAGCTGCAGTGGCTTT CTCTGGGGTGTCACCAAGCAAGGCTACCGCTGCCAAG ACTGTGGTCTGTGTTGTCACAGACACTGCAGGGACCAAGTGAAAGTGGAGTGTAAGAAGAGGCCAGGGGTCAAGGGCAATGTGGGCCCCCCAGGAGCCCTTGTCCCAGCCACACCAGCTCCTCGTGCCAGCTACG GCTCCAAGGAAAATCTCTCCTACACACTGTCCCTGGACCCTGAGGCTGGGTGCTACCTTCGCCATGCTTGGACACAGACAGAGTCCTCACATTCTTCCTGGGAACCAGAGATG GTCCCATCGTCCACCGCGTCCTCCAAGCTAGAGTCCTAG